In Pseudomonas fluorescens, the following are encoded in one genomic region:
- a CDS encoding IclR family transcriptional regulator translates to MTEDTIKRRARGLDRAFDILDFLKEVGQPLRPNDIANGIGSPKSTVYELVASLLERRILEPVGKDGHVYLGRQLYFLGQAHLRHFDLTREADHALQEIVSQTHETAQMCLLNGRKYTVALMKEGERHFRISSDIGENAPIPWTASGRLLLAHLSDQAIVDLIDRDDFILPDGERLPLEQFLKEIRQAGIDGFFSFDSVADTFTHCFAAPVKDPSGVAIATLCIVAPRADAKKNYNDYRRVLIESANSLARRINE, encoded by the coding sequence ATGACCGAAGACACCATCAAGCGCCGGGCACGCGGTCTGGACCGGGCGTTCGATATCCTCGATTTCCTCAAGGAAGTCGGCCAGCCCCTGCGCCCGAACGACATCGCCAACGGCATCGGCAGCCCCAAGTCCACGGTCTACGAACTGGTGGCCTCGCTGCTGGAACGACGGATCCTGGAACCGGTGGGCAAGGACGGTCATGTCTACCTCGGTCGTCAGTTGTACTTTCTCGGGCAGGCACACCTGCGGCATTTCGACCTGACTCGCGAGGCCGATCACGCCTTGCAGGAAATCGTCAGCCAGACCCATGAAACGGCGCAGATGTGCCTGCTCAACGGGCGCAAGTACACCGTTGCGCTGATGAAGGAGGGGGAGCGGCATTTCCGCATTTCCTCGGACATCGGCGAAAATGCGCCCATCCCCTGGACCGCCTCCGGGCGCCTGCTGCTGGCGCACCTGAGCGACCAGGCAATCGTCGACCTGATCGACCGCGACGACTTCATCCTGCCCGATGGCGAACGCTTACCGCTGGAGCAATTCCTCAAGGAAATCCGCCAGGCCGGTATCGATGGTTTCTTTTCCTTCGATAGCGTCGCCGACACCTTTACCCATTGCTTCGCGGCGCCGGTCAAAGACCCCAGCGGCGTGGCCATCGCGACCCTGTGCATCGTTGCCCCACGGGCCGATGCGAAGAAAAACTACAACGACTACCGCCGGGTGCTGATTGAAAGCGCCAACAGCCTGGCCCGTCGCATCAACGAATAA
- a CDS encoding VWA domain-containing protein, with translation MLNGRPRQRDDLLFHLRTRSPHELWLVIVDASASTRRHQALSDAKGLLAQLFDDVYRQRARLALLTASGAAPKWQVQGLKASSGLRQWLDGLGAGGGTPLLAALGEAGRWLGARQKRFPAEQQRLLLVTDGRLKDWPLLPVLECPGLLIDIERGPIRLGRSRVLAAQLQAEYRHIDELIPG, from the coding sequence TTGCTCAATGGCCGGCCACGTCAGCGTGACGACCTGTTGTTTCACCTGCGCACTCGCTCGCCCCATGAACTGTGGCTGGTGATCGTGGATGCCTCCGCATCGACCCGCCGTCATCAGGCATTGAGCGATGCCAAGGGCTTGCTGGCGCAGTTGTTCGACGATGTCTATCGCCAGCGTGCGCGACTGGCGTTGCTCACGGCCAGCGGTGCTGCACCCAAGTGGCAGGTGCAGGGATTGAAGGCTTCCAGCGGATTACGCCAGTGGCTCGATGGTCTTGGCGCCGGTGGCGGCACGCCGTTGCTGGCGGCATTGGGCGAAGCGGGTCGATGGTTGGGGGCGCGGCAAAAGCGTTTTCCGGCGGAGCAGCAGCGGTTGTTGCTGGTGACCGATGGCCGGCTCAAGGACTGGCCGTTGTTGCCCGTACTGGAGTGTCCGGGTTTGCTGATCGACATCGAGCGCGGGCCGATCCGGCTCGGGCGCAGCAGGGTGTTGGCGGCGCAGTTGCAGGCGGAGTATCGGCACATTGACGAGCTGATTCCTGGCTGA
- a CDS encoding RidA family protein: MSITRYGTGSTAAGGQPRPFARAVEADGWLHVSGQVPAVDGEIITGGIVEQTHQTMKNLIAILEEAGFGLEDVVRAGVWLEDPRDFTSFNKVFSEYFKPEHAPARACVQANMMVDCKVEIDCIAYKKKA; this comes from the coding sequence ATGAGCATTACTCGTTACGGCACCGGTAGCACCGCCGCTGGCGGTCAGCCTCGCCCTTTCGCCCGCGCCGTTGAAGCCGATGGCTGGCTGCACGTTTCCGGGCAGGTGCCGGCGGTGGACGGCGAGATCATTACTGGCGGCATTGTCGAACAGACCCACCAGACCATGAAGAACCTGATCGCGATTCTCGAAGAGGCAGGTTTCGGCCTGGAAGACGTGGTGCGTGCTGGCGTGTGGCTGGAGGATCCGCGGGATTTCACGAGTTTCAACAAGGTGTTCTCCGAGTACTTCAAGCCAGAACACGCCCCTGCGCGGGCCTGTGTGCAGGCGAACATGATGGTCGATTGCAAGGTCGAGATCGACTGTATTGCGTACAAGAAAAAGGCTTGA
- a CDS encoding amino acid ABC transporter ATP-binding protein, which translates to MTQTLTNAQNGQPLLDIRGLHKRYDQLEVLKGVDLSMQRGNVVTLIGSSGSGKTTLLRCVNMLEEFQGGQILLDGESIGYDEVNGKRIRHPERVIARHRAMTGMAFQQFNLFPHLTALQNVTLGLLKVKKLHKDEAVALAEKWLERVGLLERRDHFPGQLSGGQQQRVAIARAIAMNPSLMLFDEVTSALDPELVGEVLSVIKGLAEDGMTMLLVTHEMRFAFEVSDKIVFMNQGRIEEQGPPKDLFERPRSPRLAEFLKSTRF; encoded by the coding sequence ATGACTCAGACTCTAACCAATGCACAAAACGGCCAACCGCTGCTGGACATTCGTGGCCTGCACAAGCGTTACGACCAGCTCGAAGTACTCAAGGGCGTGGACCTGAGCATGCAGCGCGGCAACGTGGTGACACTGATCGGCTCCAGCGGTTCGGGCAAGACCACGCTGCTGCGCTGCGTGAACATGCTTGAAGAGTTCCAGGGCGGGCAGATCTTGCTCGACGGCGAATCCATCGGTTATGACGAGGTCAACGGCAAACGCATTCGCCACCCGGAAAGAGTCATTGCCCGCCATCGCGCCATGACCGGCATGGCGTTCCAGCAGTTCAACTTGTTCCCGCACCTGACTGCATTGCAGAACGTCACCCTGGGCCTGCTCAAGGTCAAGAAGCTGCACAAGGACGAGGCCGTGGCCCTGGCCGAGAAATGGCTGGAGCGCGTTGGCCTGCTGGAACGTCGCGATCACTTTCCGGGTCAGTTGTCTGGCGGTCAGCAGCAGCGCGTGGCGATCGCCCGGGCGATTGCGATGAACCCGAGCCTGATGCTGTTCGACGAAGTGACCTCGGCCCTCGACCCGGAACTGGTGGGCGAAGTGTTGAGCGTGATCAAGGGCCTGGCCGAAGACGGCATGACCATGCTGCTGGTGACCCACGAAATGCGCTTTGCGTTCGAGGTCTCGGACAAGATCGTTTTCATGAACCAGGGGCGTATCGAAGAGCAGGGACCACCCAAGGACCTGTTCGAGCGCCCGCGGTCGCCACGACTGGCGGAATTTCTCAAAAGCACCCGTTTTTGA
- a CDS encoding NADH:flavin oxidoreductase/NADH oxidase family protein: MSPFQTLNLPNGQTIGNRIAKAAMEENLANTDQVPDQALLRLYQAWAEGEAGLLLTGNVMIDRRAMTGPGGVALEDERHLERFRQWASVGRSGGAHFWVQLNHPGRQTMANLGQQALAPSAVALDLGQFSKMFAEPKPMSEDDIQEVIRRFATSAALAEKAGFTGVQIHAAHGYLLSQFLSPLTNRRTDQWGGSLENRARLLLSVVEAVRQAVSPQFCVSVKLNSADFQRGGFDADDARQVIQWLNEQAIDLLELSGGSYEAPAMQGEARDGRTLAREAYFLEMAGELASVARMPVMVTGGIRRLAIVEQVLDSGLAMAGIGTALAVEPHLVKHWREGQNSHPQLPPIRWKRKPLAALASMAVVKFQLHRLSRGRKTRPEVSALWALILDRLYIGKRTRQYRQAMGK, from the coding sequence ATGTCGCCCTTCCAGACATTGAATCTGCCCAACGGCCAGACCATCGGCAATCGCATTGCCAAAGCCGCGATGGAGGAGAATCTCGCCAACACCGATCAGGTGCCCGACCAGGCGCTGTTGCGCCTGTATCAGGCCTGGGCCGAGGGCGAAGCCGGCTTGCTGCTGACCGGCAATGTGATGATCGACCGCCGCGCCATGACCGGCCCCGGCGGTGTAGCGCTGGAAGACGAGCGCCACCTGGAGCGCTTCCGCCAGTGGGCCAGCGTCGGCCGCTCCGGCGGTGCGCATTTCTGGGTGCAGCTCAACCATCCTGGCCGCCAGACCATGGCCAACCTCGGCCAGCAAGCCTTGGCGCCGTCGGCAGTTGCGCTGGATCTGGGCCAGTTCTCGAAGATGTTCGCCGAACCCAAGCCCATGAGCGAGGACGACATCCAGGAGGTGATCCGACGCTTCGCCACCAGTGCTGCACTGGCCGAGAAAGCCGGTTTTACCGGTGTTCAGATCCACGCCGCCCACGGCTACCTGCTCAGCCAGTTCCTTTCGCCGCTCACCAATCGGCGCACCGATCAATGGGGTGGCTCCCTGGAAAATCGCGCGCGCCTGCTGTTGTCCGTCGTCGAGGCGGTTCGCCAAGCGGTGTCGCCGCAATTTTGTGTGTCGGTAAAACTCAACTCAGCGGATTTCCAGCGCGGCGGTTTCGATGCCGATGATGCACGGCAAGTGATCCAGTGGCTGAACGAACAAGCGATCGACCTGCTGGAGCTCTCCGGCGGCAGTTACGAAGCACCGGCCATGCAAGGCGAAGCACGCGACGGCCGGACCCTGGCACGGGAGGCGTACTTTCTGGAAATGGCCGGTGAACTGGCCAGCGTGGCGCGGATGCCAGTGATGGTGACCGGCGGGATCCGGCGTTTGGCAATCGTCGAACAGGTCCTCGACAGCGGCCTTGCCATGGCCGGCATCGGCACCGCGCTGGCCGTGGAACCGCACCTGGTCAAGCACTGGCGCGAAGGCCAGAACAGCCATCCGCAATTGCCGCCGATCCGCTGGAAGCGCAAGCCCCTGGCGGCGCTGGCGAGCATGGCGGTGGTCAAGTTCCAGCTGCATCGCTTGAGCCGTGGGCGCAAAACCCGACCTGAAGTCTCGGCGCTATGGGCGTTGATTCTCGACCGGTTGTACATTGGCAAGCGTACCCGTCAGTATCGGCAGGCGATGGGTAAGTGA
- a CDS encoding amino acid ABC transporter permease, producing MYESPSWLHELWVAREVLWQGFLTSVQVSVLAILLGTLVGVVTGLVLTYGKFWMRAPFRFYVDVIRGTPVFVLVLACFYMAPALGWQISAFQAGALGLTLFCGSHVAEIVRGALQALPLGQMEASKAIGLTFYQALGYVLLPQALRQILPTWVNSSTEIVKASTLLSVIGVAELLLSTQQIIARTFMTLEFYLFAGFLFFVINYGIELLGRHIEKRVALP from the coding sequence ATGTACGAATCCCCCAGTTGGTTGCATGAGTTGTGGGTGGCGCGGGAAGTGCTGTGGCAGGGCTTTCTGACCAGTGTCCAGGTGTCGGTGCTGGCGATTTTGCTCGGCACGCTCGTTGGCGTCGTCACCGGTCTGGTGCTGACCTACGGCAAGTTCTGGATGCGCGCGCCGTTTCGTTTTTATGTCGATGTGATTCGCGGCACGCCGGTGTTCGTGCTGGTGCTGGCGTGCTTCTACATGGCGCCGGCACTGGGCTGGCAGATCAGCGCGTTCCAGGCCGGTGCACTGGGTTTGACGCTGTTCTGCGGTTCCCATGTCGCCGAGATCGTGCGCGGTGCATTGCAGGCATTGCCGCTCGGGCAGATGGAGGCGAGCAAGGCCATCGGCCTGACGTTCTACCAGGCCCTCGGTTACGTGCTGTTGCCCCAGGCATTGCGGCAGATCCTGCCGACCTGGGTCAACTCGTCCACCGAGATCGTCAAGGCCTCGACCCTGTTGTCGGTGATCGGCGTGGCGGAATTGCTGCTCAGTACCCAGCAGATCATTGCCCGGACTTTCATGACCCTGGAGTTTTACCTGTTCGCCGGTTTCCTGTTCTTCGTCATCAACTACGGCATCGAGTTACTCGGCCGGCACATTGAAAAGCGGGTGGCTTTGCCATGA
- a CDS encoding transporter substrate-binding domain-containing protein, translating to MHRRPSLFKACVFLFAASAAAMGVAQAADSKLDSVLARGKLIVGTGSTNAPWHFQGADGKLQGFDIDIGHMIAKGLFNDPGKVEYVVQSSDARIPNLLTDKVDISCQFITVTASRAQQVAFTLPYYREGVGLLLPANSKYKEIDDMKAAGDSLTVAVLQNVYAEELVHQALPKAKVDQYDSVDLMYQAVNSGRADAAATDQSSVKYLMVQNPGRYRSPAYAWSPQTYACAVKRGDQDWLNFVNTTLHEAMTGVEFPTYAASFKQWFGVDLPTPAIGFPVEFK from the coding sequence ATGCATCGCCGACCTTCCTTGTTCAAAGCGTGTGTTTTTCTGTTCGCGGCTTCTGCCGCTGCCATGGGTGTAGCCCAGGCGGCGGACAGTAAGCTCGATAGCGTTCTGGCCCGCGGCAAACTGATCGTAGGCACCGGCAGCACCAACGCGCCGTGGCACTTCCAGGGTGCGGATGGCAAGTTGCAAGGCTTTGATATTGATATCGGGCACATGATCGCCAAGGGGTTGTTCAACGACCCAGGCAAGGTTGAGTACGTGGTGCAATCGTCCGATGCGCGGATTCCCAACCTGCTGACCGACAAGGTCGACATCAGTTGCCAGTTCATCACCGTGACGGCCAGCCGCGCGCAGCAAGTGGCGTTCACCCTGCCGTACTACCGCGAAGGTGTCGGCCTGCTGCTGCCGGCGAACAGCAAGTACAAGGAAATCGATGACATGAAAGCCGCCGGTGACAGTCTCACCGTGGCGGTGCTGCAAAACGTCTATGCCGAAGAACTGGTGCACCAGGCGCTGCCCAAGGCCAAGGTCGATCAGTACGACAGCGTGGACCTGATGTACCAGGCCGTGAACTCCGGCCGCGCCGACGCGGCAGCCACCGACCAGTCTTCGGTGAAGTACCTGATGGTGCAGAACCCTGGCCGTTATCGCAGCCCTGCCTACGCCTGGAGCCCGCAGACCTATGCGTGCGCGGTCAAGCGTGGTGATCAGGACTGGCTGAACTTCGTCAATACCACCCTGCATGAGGCCATGACCGGTGTTGAGTTCCCGACTTACGCGGCGTCGTTCAAGCAATGGTTCGGTGTGGATCTGCCTACCCCGGCCATCGGTTTCCCCGTCGAATTCAAATGA
- a CDS encoding MerR family transcriptional regulator has translation MKIGELAQLSGLTASRIRFYESQGLIRQVERSANGYRRYSQQALQTLQLIQCAQQAGFSLEELKQLLPDTVTGAFKHDELMAGLHRKIEQIEEMQRHLAHSKAQLLGWIDTIQAKPEGMSCDDNAERVMASFKH, from the coding sequence ATGAAGATTGGTGAATTGGCGCAGTTGAGCGGGTTGACCGCATCGCGCATCCGTTTTTACGAGTCTCAGGGCTTGATCCGCCAGGTCGAGCGTTCTGCCAACGGTTATCGGCGTTACTCGCAACAGGCGCTGCAAACCCTGCAACTCATCCAGTGCGCACAACAAGCCGGTTTCAGCCTGGAGGAACTCAAGCAGTTGCTGCCGGATACTGTGACGGGCGCGTTCAAGCACGATGAGTTGATGGCCGGCCTGCATCGCAAGATCGAGCAGATCGAAGAGATGCAACGGCACCTGGCCCATAGCAAGGCGCAGTTGCTGGGCTGGATCGACACCATACAGGCCAAGCCCGAAGGTATGAGCTGCGATGACAATGCTGAACGGGTGATGGCGTCATTCAAGCACTAG
- a CDS encoding amino acid ABC transporter permease: protein MNYQLNFAAVWRDFDTLLVGLGMGLELALVSIAIGCVIGLMMAFALLSKHRALRVLASVYVTVIRNTPILVLILLIYFALPSLGIRLDKIPSFIITLSLYAGAYLTEVFRGGLLSIPKGLREAGLAIGLGEWQVKAYVTVPVMLRNVLPALSNNFISLFKDTSLAAAIAVPELTYYARKINVESYRVIETWLVTTALYVAACYLIAMMLRYLEQRLAIRR from the coding sequence ATGAACTATCAGTTGAACTTTGCCGCCGTGTGGCGCGATTTCGACACCTTGCTGGTGGGGCTCGGTATGGGGCTTGAACTGGCCCTGGTGTCGATCGCCATCGGCTGCGTGATCGGCCTGATGATGGCGTTTGCTTTGTTGTCGAAGCATCGCGCATTGCGGGTTCTGGCGTCGGTGTATGTCACGGTGATTCGTAACACGCCGATCCTGGTGTTGATCCTGTTGATCTACTTTGCGTTGCCGAGCTTGGGGATCCGGCTGGACAAGATCCCCTCGTTCATCATCACCCTGTCGCTGTATGCCGGGGCGTACCTGACTGAAGTGTTCCGCGGCGGCTTGCTGAGCATTCCCAAGGGCCTGCGTGAAGCAGGGTTGGCCATTGGCCTGGGCGAGTGGCAGGTCAAGGCCTACGTCACCGTGCCGGTGATGCTGCGCAATGTGTTGCCGGCGCTGTCGAACAACTTCATTTCGCTGTTCAAGGACACTTCGCTGGCGGCCGCGATTGCGGTACCGGAGCTGACCTATTACGCGCGCAAGATCAATGTCGAGAGCTACCGGGTGATTGAAACCTGGCTGGTGACCACGGCGCTGTATGTGGCGGCCTGTTACCTCATTGCCATGATGCTGCGTTACCTCGAACAGCGTCTGGCGATTCGCCGATAG
- a CDS encoding ATP-binding protein: MTDTPHFPLSAVVGADDLKLALYLTAIDPKIGGVLIEGPRGMAKSTLARGLADLLASGQFVTLPLGATEERLVGTLDLDAALGEGRAQFSPGVLAKADGGVLYVDEVNLLPDHLVDLLLDVAASGTNLVERDGISHRHSAKFVLIGTMNPEEGELRPQLLDRFGLNVALGGHTAPAERGQIIRRRLDFDSDPQGFCAEWESAQASLRERCQNARNALVNIPLDDQALEHITERCFAAGVDGLRADLVWLRAARAHAAWRGANAIAEEDIDAVAEFALRHRRREHCAPASQPSQAAQPSAPQNANPSEGQGQWGELPAQALAVGARREVPSWPKKP; this comes from the coding sequence ATGACCGACACCCCGCATTTCCCGCTCTCCGCCGTGGTCGGCGCCGACGATTTGAAGCTGGCCCTGTACCTGACCGCCATCGACCCGAAAATCGGCGGTGTCCTGATCGAAGGCCCGCGGGGCATGGCCAAGTCGACCCTGGCCCGCGGTCTGGCGGACCTGCTGGCCAGCGGTCAGTTCGTCACCTTGCCGCTGGGCGCCACCGAGGAACGGCTGGTCGGCACCCTCGATCTCGACGCGGCGCTGGGCGAAGGTCGCGCACAGTTTTCCCCTGGTGTACTGGCCAAGGCTGACGGTGGCGTACTCTACGTCGACGAGGTCAATCTGTTGCCCGATCACCTCGTTGACCTGCTGCTCGATGTGGCCGCCAGCGGCACCAATCTGGTGGAGCGTGACGGTATTTCCCATCGGCATTCGGCGAAGTTCGTGCTGATTGGCACCATGAACCCGGAAGAGGGTGAACTGCGTCCGCAACTGCTCGACCGTTTCGGCTTGAACGTCGCCCTCGGTGGCCACACCGCGCCGGCCGAGCGCGGTCAGATCATCCGCCGTCGCCTGGATTTCGACAGTGATCCGCAAGGTTTCTGCGCTGAATGGGAGTCCGCGCAGGCGTCTCTGCGTGAACGATGCCAGAACGCACGCAATGCACTGGTAAACATTCCCCTCGATGATCAGGCGCTGGAACACATCACCGAACGCTGCTTTGCCGCCGGTGTCGATGGTTTGCGCGCCGATCTGGTCTGGCTGCGCGCCGCCCGGGCGCACGCCGCCTGGCGCGGGGCGAACGCGATCGCCGAGGAAGATATCGACGCCGTTGCCGAGTTCGCCTTGCGCCATCGTCGTCGCGAGCATTGCGCACCGGCATCTCAGCCATCCCAGGCTGCGCAACCCTCTGCGCCGCAAAACGCCAACCCGAGCGAAGGGCAGGGCCAGTGGGGCGAGTTGCCTGCCCAGGCACTGGCGGTCGGCGCACGACGTGAAGTGCCGAGCTGGCCAAAAAAGCCCTAG
- a CDS encoding amino acid deaminase: MSSAPNTAAVEKGTAPIGASLVRDVSLPALVLHREALEHNIRWMQAFVSDSGAELAPHGKTSMTPALFRRQLDAGAWGITLASATQTRAAYAHGVRRVLMANQLVGTPNMALIADLLADPTFDFYCMVDHPDNVADLGTYFASRGVRLNVMIEYGVVGGRCGCRSEQEVLDLAKAIAAQPALALTGIEGYEGVIHGDHAVTGIRDFAASLVRLAVQLQDSGAFAIAKPIITASGSAWYDLIAESFEAQNAAGRFLSVLRPGSYVAHDHGIYKEAQCCVLDRRSDLHEGLRPALEVWAHVQSLPEPGFAVIALGKRDVAYDAGLPVPLLRYKAGVVPAKGDDVSACKVTAVMDQHAFMTVAPGVDLRVGDIISFGTSHPCLTFDKWRVGCLVDEQLNVIETMETCF; encoded by the coding sequence ATGTCTTCTGCCCCCAATACTGCCGCCGTGGAAAAAGGCACCGCGCCCATTGGCGCCAGCCTGGTGCGTGACGTCAGCCTGCCTGCGCTGGTACTGCACCGCGAGGCGCTGGAACACAACATTCGCTGGATGCAGGCGTTCGTCAGCGACAGCGGCGCGGAACTGGCGCCCCATGGCAAAACCAGCATGACCCCGGCGCTGTTCCGGCGCCAACTGGACGCCGGTGCCTGGGGCATCACCCTGGCCAGCGCGACGCAAACCCGTGCCGCTTACGCCCATGGCGTGCGTCGGGTGTTGATGGCCAACCAGTTGGTCGGCACGCCGAACATGGCGTTGATCGCTGACCTGTTGGCCGACCCGACGTTCGACTTCTATTGCATGGTCGATCACCCGGACAACGTCGCCGACCTCGGCACCTATTTCGCCTCCCGCGGCGTGCGCCTGAACGTCATGATCGAGTACGGCGTGGTCGGTGGTCGTTGCGGTTGCCGCAGCGAGCAGGAAGTGCTCGATCTGGCCAAGGCCATCGCCGCGCAACCGGCCCTGGCCCTGACCGGGATCGAGGGCTACGAAGGCGTGATCCATGGTGATCACGCCGTGACCGGTATTCGCGATTTTGCCGCATCACTGGTGCGCCTGGCGGTGCAGTTGCAGGACAGCGGCGCCTTCGCCATCGCCAAGCCGATTATCACCGCGTCGGGCTCGGCCTGGTATGACCTGATCGCCGAATCCTTCGAAGCACAGAACGCCGCCGGACGTTTCCTCAGCGTGCTGCGTCCCGGCAGTTACGTGGCTCACGACCATGGCATCTACAAGGAAGCGCAGTGCTGCGTACTCGACCGTCGCAGCGACCTGCACGAAGGCCTGCGTCCGGCGCTGGAAGTGTGGGCGCACGTGCAGTCGTTGCCGGAGCCGGGGTTTGCGGTGATTGCCCTGGGCAAACGCGACGTGGCCTACGATGCCGGTTTGCCGGTGCCGTTGCTGCGTTACAAGGCGGGCGTGGTGCCGGCCAAGGGCGATGATGTGAGTGCCTGCAAGGTGACCGCGGTGATGGACCAGCATGCGTTCATGACCGTGGCGCCGGGGGTTGATCTGCGGGTGGGGGACATCATTTCGTTTGGTACCTCGCACC